The window CAAACCAAACCTTTACAGAAGAACATTGGAATACAACAAGTAGTCTGACACACCAACCTTATGCTTATTCCAAAACATTAGCCGAAAAAGAAGCGTGGGAAATGCAAAAGAAACAATCACGTTGGGATTTGGTTGTCATCAATCCTTCTTTTGTAATGGGTCCATCACTTTCCAAACGTTTGGATGGTACAAGTGTGGAGTTTATGAAAAATATGTTGAAAGGAATTTTCCGTACCGGTGTTCCTGATAACAAAATGGGATTTGTTGATGTGAGAGATGTTGCAAAGGCACATATCTTGGCAGGTTTTACACCGAATGCAAAAGGAAGGCATATCACATCAGCAGAAGTATTACCGATGTTAGGCATTGCCAAAATCATTAAAGAAAAATTTGGAAACAAATATTCTGTTCCGACAGGTGTTCTTCCGAAACCACTTGTGTATTTGGTAGGTCCATTTTTTGGATTATCTTGGGGTTATACAAAAAATAATATTGGGCAACCAATGAACTTAAACAATGAGTATAGTAAAACCGATTTATCTCTCACCTATCGTCCATTAAATGAGACAATCATCGATCATGTGAACCAAATGGAAGGTTCGGGTTTGTTATAATTGTTTATGGAGGCGATTGCATTGGGAATGGGTGAAACTACGAAGTTTTTTTAAGATTTTTTGGTAAGATTGAATTTCCAAGAGACTTGCGTTCCGTTTTATGGTAGGAGTTCGGGCAGGAATTTTCACCCACAAGCCCACCTCCACCACCCAATGAGGGTGGGGGCCGGTAACGAGCACATGAGACATAATATGCAATCGCTGGAATCCGAGACGTTTTTACAACCTGATTACTTGCGGTTAGGGAATCCCAAACAACAAGAGTTGTGGGAGGATTTAGAAAAATGGAAAATTCTAAAAAACTTAATTGGATTCAAACCAACACTCGCTGGCACAATTCCCATTGGCATTGATACAGAAACAAGTGATGTGGATATTTTGGTGAAGT of the Leptospira biflexa serovar Patoc strain 'Patoc 1 (Paris)' genome contains:
- a CDS encoding SDR family oxidoreductase, with the protein product MKSINKDLPVVVTGGSGYIASWIVKYLLEDGKKVRATVRSLKDTSKIQHLLDLKEKFKDNLTLFEADLMVEGSFDKSVEGAELVIHTASPFFVAGVKDAKKQLIDPALQGTRNVLETCNRISSVKRVVLTSSVAAIHGDNIDSLKVPNQTFTEEHWNTTSSLTHQPYAYSKTLAEKEAWEMQKKQSRWDLVVINPSFVMGPSLSKRLDGTSVEFMKNMLKGIFRTGVPDNKMGFVDVRDVAKAHILAGFTPNAKGRHITSAEVLPMLGIAKIIKEKFGNKYSVPTGVLPKPLVYLVGPFFGLSWGYTKNNIGQPMNLNNEYSKTDLSLTYRPLNETIIDHVNQMEGSGLL